Proteins encoded in a region of the Corynebacterium genitalium ATCC 33030 genome:
- a CDS encoding chorismate-binding protein, producing MILLVDNYDSYTFNLAHLIAEVSGEEPAVVPAADALSLIDDVSSGRFTHVIISPGPGTPTNDDDFAASRAIIEAASETPLLGVCLGHQGLAHLAGATVTRAPEPRHGFASTISHSGEGIFDGVPQDFKAVRYHSLHIETPIHGHDEGELEIAVHARSEDGVIQALEVVGRPHWGVQFHPESILTEHGRTIMENFLRLGSWTLTHRAVDIDLDCQRVFAALRARGNDAFWLDSADTDRGRYSILGDTAGPLSRSVSYRLGDDPDILDVLERELAADIQSPVDLPFTGGWVGYLGYECAQLTLPGADLGRHTSPVPDAYFVRPQSFIVYDHWEHTAHLCGLGDAEELLDQLETLLGGVDEGDEGTSISSGSWRTLNYRERIGLAQDLLHAGQSYEVCLTDAYEAHASGELYPALRAHNPAPYAAHLVFDGVEVMSASPERFLTVRDRRVEAKPIKGTIAADQDPALLHDDKTHAENLMIVDLMRNDVARVCRPSSVRVPSLMAVERYATVQQLVSTITGELNPDATLIDLLRATFPPGSMTGAPKVRTCEIIDRLETGPRGVYSGALGYFGFDGQADLSVVIRTAVREGDRMSVGAGGAIVLASDPGAEVAEKQLKADAVLGAFT from the coding sequence ATGATTCTGCTTGTAGACAACTACGACTCCTACACGTTCAACCTCGCCCATCTCATCGCGGAAGTCTCGGGCGAGGAGCCGGCGGTCGTCCCTGCGGCTGACGCATTGTCGCTTATCGACGATGTCTCCTCCGGCCGTTTCACCCACGTCATCATCTCTCCTGGACCGGGCACCCCAACCAACGACGATGACTTCGCGGCCTCCCGCGCAATCATCGAAGCCGCTTCGGAAACTCCCCTTCTCGGTGTGTGCCTGGGGCACCAAGGGCTCGCTCACCTCGCGGGCGCGACGGTCACCCGCGCGCCGGAGCCCCGGCACGGGTTCGCGAGCACGATTAGCCACAGCGGCGAGGGAATCTTCGATGGCGTCCCGCAGGACTTCAAGGCGGTGCGTTACCACTCGCTGCACATTGAAACCCCGATTCATGGCCACGATGAGGGCGAGCTGGAGATCGCCGTGCATGCCCGCAGCGAGGATGGAGTCATCCAAGCTTTGGAGGTCGTCGGTCGTCCGCACTGGGGTGTGCAGTTCCACCCTGAGTCGATCCTGACAGAGCACGGACGCACCATCATGGAGAATTTCCTTCGCCTCGGCAGCTGGACGCTCACCCACCGCGCAGTCGACATCGATCTCGATTGCCAGCGCGTCTTCGCTGCTCTCCGTGCCCGCGGGAACGACGCGTTTTGGCTCGACTCGGCGGATACCGATCGCGGACGGTATTCGATCCTGGGCGACACCGCCGGTCCTCTGAGCCGGTCTGTCTCCTACCGCCTCGGCGACGATCCCGACATCTTGGACGTCCTCGAACGCGAACTCGCCGCGGATATCCAGTCCCCCGTCGACCTCCCGTTCACCGGCGGGTGGGTCGGTTACCTCGGGTACGAGTGCGCTCAGCTCACGCTGCCCGGCGCGGATCTCGGCCGGCACACCTCCCCTGTCCCCGACGCCTACTTCGTGCGGCCGCAGTCCTTCATCGTGTACGACCACTGGGAGCACACCGCGCACCTGTGCGGCCTCGGGGACGCAGAGGAACTCCTCGACCAGCTTGAAACACTGCTGGGCGGGGTGGATGAGGGGGACGAGGGAACGTCGATAAGCAGCGGCTCATGGCGCACCCTCAATTACCGCGAACGCATCGGGTTAGCGCAGGACCTGTTGCACGCTGGCCAGAGTTACGAAGTGTGCCTGACCGACGCGTATGAGGCGCATGCCTCCGGCGAGCTCTATCCCGCTCTTCGCGCACACAACCCGGCACCGTACGCCGCGCACCTCGTCTTCGACGGTGTGGAGGTGATGAGTGCGTCTCCGGAGCGTTTCCTCACGGTCCGCGATCGCCGCGTGGAGGCGAAGCCGATTAAGGGCACTATTGCGGCAGATCAAGATCCCGCGTTGCTTCACGACGACAAAACACATGCCGAAAACCTCATGATCGTCGACCTCATGCGCAATGACGTAGCGCGCGTGTGCCGCCCCAGCTCTGTGCGTGTGCCCAGCCTCATGGCCGTCGAGCGTTACGCCACCGTGCAGCAGTTGGTCTCCACGATCACGGGCGAGCTGAACCCCGATGCGACTCTCATTGATCTGTTGCGGGCGACGTTCCCGCCGGGATCCATGACGGGCGCGCCGAAGGTGCGCACCTGCGAGATCATCGACCGGCTGGAAACTGGCCCGCGCGGGGTGTACTCCGGTGCGTTGGGCTATTTCGGGTTCGACGGGCAGGCGGACCTATCCGTGGTGATTCGCACCGCGGTGAGGGAAGGGGACCGCATGAGCGTCGGCGCAGGTGGGGCGATCGTGCTGGCCTCCGATCCGGGTGCAGAGGTCGCAGAGAAACAGCTCAAAGCCGACGCGGTTCTGGGGGCTTTCACATGA
- a CDS encoding GNAT family N-acetyltransferase, translated as MNSKTAFRIRECVREDLDQLVDLRKQLFLTDPSASWAIGSDDWIYYYRSFIEEQISCSSRGITFVAESTDKIVATLTIIVDSHLPSPSSTEGKVGWIQGVFVAPDARGHGLAKNLTLRALKWLEEHNIPTVTLASTKAAERTYQSCGFILDGEAHYLRGV; from the coding sequence ATGAACAGTAAGACTGCTTTTCGCATTCGAGAATGCGTCCGTGAAGATCTAGATCAGCTAGTTGACCTACGTAAACAATTATTTCTCACGGATCCGTCGGCTTCATGGGCGATTGGCTCGGACGACTGGATTTATTACTACCGCTCTTTTATTGAGGAGCAGATTTCCTGTAGTTCACGAGGGATTACTTTCGTAGCCGAATCAACTGATAAGATTGTTGCAACACTAACAATAATCGTTGATAGTCACCTGCCCTCTCCTTCTTCGACCGAAGGAAAAGTTGGATGGATACAAGGAGTGTTCGTGGCTCCTGACGCTCGAGGGCATGGATTGGCAAAGAACCTTACGCTTCGAGCCTTGAAGTGGCTAGAAGAGCACAATATTCCTACTGTAACCCTAGCTTCCACCAAAGCTGCGGAAAGAACCTACCAATCCTGCGGTTTCATCTTAGACGGGGAAGCCCATTATCTGAGGGGGGTATAG
- a CDS encoding aminotransferase, translating to MKSYEWINGTFAPCSPASSRVAGPFDRVDSWRHRDGRANGLTHHLERFGGVPDGFVQAMLPLISAGDLFPRIARCGSRLFLDVRPAPAPRTTTVLTYTPTAPDPRTQPLLKGPDLDALAQYRDSHQLPGTDDTVIVGAEGGMLETTTGALLAWDGDTLVLPSGTWLPSVTSAQIVDRARAIGLSVSSRPLYPDDNMPLWFANSLHGISPVTEIRGQHAKTPPAHPRTVEWQAWWWGNFAKSA from the coding sequence ATGAAGTCCTACGAATGGATCAATGGTACCTTCGCTCCGTGCTCCCCTGCGTCCTCTCGTGTGGCTGGCCCGTTCGACCGTGTTGACTCGTGGCGTCACCGCGACGGCCGCGCGAACGGTCTCACGCATCACCTAGAGCGTTTCGGGGGCGTCCCGGACGGATTCGTCCAAGCGATGCTGCCGCTCATCTCAGCTGGCGACCTCTTTCCGCGGATCGCTCGCTGCGGCTCCCGGTTGTTTCTCGATGTGCGCCCCGCCCCCGCGCCACGCACGACGACCGTGCTCACCTACACGCCGACTGCACCCGACCCGCGAACGCAGCCATTGCTCAAAGGGCCGGATTTGGATGCCTTAGCGCAGTACCGGGACAGCCACCAACTGCCCGGCACGGATGACACTGTGATCGTCGGTGCCGAAGGTGGCATGCTCGAAACCACTACCGGTGCGCTGCTCGCCTGGGACGGCGACACTCTCGTGCTGCCGTCCGGCACCTGGCTGCCCAGTGTCACTTCAGCGCAGATCGTCGACCGCGCGCGAGCAATCGGACTGAGCGTGTCCAGCCGTCCCCTCTACCCTGACGACAATATGCCGCTATGGTTCGCTAACTCACTGCACGGCATCAGCCCTGTTACCGAGATTCGAGGCCAACACGCAAAAACGCCACCAGCTCACCCGCGCACTGTCGAATGGCAGGCGTGGTGGTGGGGCAACTTTGCAAAATCCGCCTGA
- a CDS encoding ArsR/SmtB family transcription factor yields MNSRQYTHPTLEEISLEQIFSALSDPVRLQILKTLSDGSERDSITLAEDLPRSTLSYHTRKLRECGLTWTRSQGRSCLISLRKEVNEKFPGLLEGIIRNA; encoded by the coding sequence ATGAATTCAAGACAGTACACACACCCCACTTTGGAAGAAATATCGCTCGAACAGATATTTTCTGCCCTATCTGATCCTGTCCGGTTGCAAATTCTAAAAACTCTTTCTGATGGGTCCGAAAGAGACAGCATTACTCTCGCAGAAGATCTGCCCAGGTCTACCCTCAGCTACCACACACGGAAGCTGAGGGAGTGTGGTCTTACCTGGACGCGTAGTCAAGGTAGATCCTGCCTAATCTCACTTCGAAAAGAAGTCAATGAGAAGTTTCCAGGATTATTGGAAGGAATAATTCGAAATGCTTAA
- a CDS encoding excinuclease ABC subunit UvrA, whose product MSEAAELAAGIEVRDAHLHNLRNVDVDIPRGTLVAVTGVSGSGKSSLAFGTIHGEGQRRYLESVAPFARRLIGSAVDPQVSEINGLPPTVALQQSTSGGGARSTVGTVSALSNTIRLLYSRAGDNPKGLYSDSFSPNTPEGMCPTCQGTGVVHEPTEQSMVPDPTLSIEDGAIQAWPGAWAGKNFHDILKTLGYDLDSPWQDLPQEDRDWILFTEERPVVTVKPLRGEDQIQRNYKGTWRSVASYLTNTLAETQSDTLRKRVLSYMESRTCETCHGRRLNPEALKVTYAGMPIDELGALPLDRVHEVLAEQTPEDNSAEDLLLQQILPALQSALDLGLAHLSLDRPAPTLSGGELQRIRLAAQLRSGLFGVAYVLDEPSAGLHPAERDAVLDMCRHFIAAGNSVLLVEHDMELVAQTDWLVDVGPLAGEQGGKVVYSGPTSDYNVDTPTAHALNNRALTSNDAPREATGTLTLEGVRARSIEGVAVDFGLGQFTAVAGVSGSGKSTLVSTVLAGVLCEAAAAVTDQDDEDASQEPAEWSVEKRSGFDAVSRVVQITQKPIGRTPRSTLATYTGLFDGVRKLFASTDEAKKRGWTVSRFSYNVKQGQCPTCGGAGKIEVELVFLPGSYTTCPDCEGARYNDETLEVTWQGRTIANVLELTVDDAAEVFTDEPTILRAVETLQAVGLGYLRLGQGAPELSGGEAQRIKLATELQRSRNSRRGHTVYLLDEPTTGLHPADVELLVKELNGLVDAGQTVIVVEHDLSVITQADRVIEMGPGAGADGGRVIAEGTPAELAEFDTATGNVLASRSA is encoded by the coding sequence ATGTCTGAAGCTGCTGAGCTAGCCGCCGGAATCGAAGTCAGGGACGCCCACCTGCACAATCTGCGGAATGTCGATGTGGACATTCCGCGGGGCACGCTCGTCGCGGTGACGGGTGTGTCCGGTTCGGGCAAATCCTCCCTCGCGTTCGGCACGATCCACGGCGAGGGGCAACGGCGCTACCTTGAATCGGTGGCGCCGTTCGCACGCCGTCTCATCGGTTCAGCTGTGGATCCGCAGGTCAGTGAGATCAATGGCTTGCCGCCGACGGTCGCGCTCCAGCAGTCCACATCAGGTGGCGGTGCGCGGTCCACAGTGGGCACGGTTTCTGCACTGTCGAACACTATTCGCTTGCTCTACTCGCGTGCGGGCGATAACCCGAAGGGCCTGTACTCCGATTCGTTCTCCCCGAACACTCCTGAGGGCATGTGTCCGACGTGCCAGGGCACAGGTGTCGTCCACGAGCCCACGGAGCAGTCCATGGTGCCGGACCCGACGCTGTCCATCGAGGACGGTGCCATCCAGGCGTGGCCCGGCGCATGGGCGGGGAAGAACTTCCATGACATCCTAAAGACCCTGGGCTACGACCTCGATTCTCCGTGGCAAGACCTGCCGCAAGAGGACCGGGACTGGATCCTCTTCACTGAGGAACGCCCGGTTGTGACGGTGAAGCCACTGCGCGGCGAGGACCAGATCCAGCGCAACTACAAAGGCACGTGGCGTTCGGTGGCCAGCTACTTGACCAACACTCTCGCCGAAACCCAGTCAGACACACTGCGCAAACGCGTCTTGTCCTACATGGAGTCGCGCACCTGTGAGACGTGCCATGGGCGTCGCCTTAACCCGGAGGCGCTGAAAGTCACCTACGCGGGCATGCCTATCGACGAGCTCGGCGCCCTGCCCCTCGACCGAGTCCACGAGGTGCTGGCCGAGCAGACCCCGGAAGACAATTCCGCCGAGGATCTTCTGCTCCAGCAGATTTTGCCCGCGCTGCAGTCGGCGCTCGACCTTGGGCTCGCTCACCTGAGTCTCGATCGCCCCGCGCCGACGCTGTCCGGCGGCGAACTGCAGCGCATCCGTCTCGCCGCGCAGTTGCGCTCGGGTCTCTTCGGCGTGGCGTACGTGCTCGACGAGCCGTCTGCGGGTTTGCACCCGGCGGAGCGCGACGCAGTATTGGACATGTGTCGCCATTTCATTGCCGCCGGCAATTCCGTCCTGCTCGTGGAGCACGACATGGAGCTCGTTGCCCAGACCGATTGGCTGGTCGACGTCGGCCCGCTCGCCGGCGAGCAGGGCGGAAAAGTGGTCTACTCCGGCCCCACGAGCGACTACAACGTGGACACTCCTACAGCTCACGCACTGAACAATCGTGCGCTGACGTCGAACGACGCACCGCGTGAGGCCACGGGAACGCTCACTCTCGAAGGGGTGCGCGCCCGGTCGATCGAGGGTGTCGCCGTGGATTTCGGGCTCGGGCAGTTCACTGCCGTGGCCGGCGTGTCTGGTTCTGGCAAATCCACCCTTGTCAGCACTGTTCTTGCCGGCGTGTTGTGTGAAGCAGCTGCTGCAGTCACGGATCAGGATGATGAAGACGCATCGCAGGAGCCGGCGGAGTGGAGCGTGGAGAAGCGCAGCGGCTTCGACGCAGTCAGCCGCGTCGTGCAGATCACGCAGAAACCGATCGGCCGCACGCCGCGCTCGACACTGGCCACATACACCGGGCTTTTCGACGGCGTACGCAAACTCTTCGCCTCCACCGACGAAGCGAAAAAGCGGGGCTGGACGGTCTCGCGGTTTTCTTACAACGTCAAACAGGGGCAGTGCCCAACCTGCGGCGGCGCCGGGAAGATCGAGGTGGAGCTGGTGTTCCTCCCCGGCTCATACACCACGTGCCCGGACTGCGAGGGTGCCCGCTACAACGATGAGACTCTCGAGGTGACGTGGCAGGGGCGCACGATCGCGAATGTCCTGGAACTCACCGTGGATGACGCTGCCGAGGTATTCACAGACGAACCGACGATCTTAAGGGCGGTTGAAACCCTGCAGGCAGTGGGACTAGGGTATCTCCGCTTAGGGCAGGGAGCACCGGAACTCTCTGGCGGTGAGGCACAGCGCATTAAACTCGCCACCGAGCTGCAGCGCTCCCGCAATTCCCGGCGCGGCCACACCGTGTACCTCCTCGACGAACCGACGACAGGCCTGCATCCGGCGGATGTGGAGCTGTTGGTCAAGGAACTCAATGGGCTCGTTGATGCAGGACAAACCGTCATCGTGGTTGAGCACGATCTGTCGGTCATCACGCAGGCGGACCGGGTCATCGAGATGGGCCCGGGCGCGGGTGCCGACGGCGGACGAGTGATTGCCGAGGGCACCCCGGCTGAGTTGGCCGAGTTTGATACCGCGACGGGAAACGTGTTGGCTTCCCGTTCGGCTTAG
- a CDS encoding MFS transporter — MLKKLWPYLLGSVALGLDAYVIAGLLSNIAKDLDASESIIGLGVTAFTAAYALSGPILSGKAGVHARKSLVIGIIVFSLANLATALSPNAVTFILSRVIAGSAAGVYSPLSSAVAAHSVPEEKSGKALSLVLAGLALGTVLGVPTGLIIATNFGWRLTIAMITAIGVIALLGVALNKKQTVPTIPASSFKERAKVMAKKTNIFTILVTLFVGTASLGLYTYISTVLAHTPLDNHQIVGIWVWGIGGAIGAFGVGHLLDGFRKPRTLTLSIICAMALSFIAILFGATNMIVVVTAIFAWGLLGWSSLAPQQKTLLETNPSDGATAVAANSSANYLGSALGSALGALVVPNFDFLLWGALAFVLLGGIMHGFAVREEKRASYVQPHNSAIV; from the coding sequence ATGCTTAAAAAGCTGTGGCCCTACCTATTGGGAAGCGTGGCCTTAGGGTTAGACGCATACGTCATTGCAGGCTTATTGTCCAACATCGCGAAAGACTTGGACGCATCCGAGTCCATCATCGGTTTGGGAGTAACTGCTTTCACCGCAGCATACGCCTTATCGGGACCGATCCTCTCAGGAAAAGCTGGAGTACATGCCCGCAAGAGCTTAGTAATTGGCATTATTGTATTTTCGCTGGCAAACCTCGCCACTGCACTCTCCCCTAACGCTGTGACCTTCATTTTATCGCGCGTAATAGCAGGCTCTGCAGCGGGCGTCTATTCTCCACTATCGTCCGCAGTTGCGGCCCACAGCGTACCTGAAGAGAAAAGCGGCAAAGCCCTCTCTCTTGTTCTAGCAGGCCTCGCTCTAGGTACTGTTCTCGGTGTCCCCACCGGCTTAATCATTGCAACTAATTTCGGGTGGCGGTTAACTATCGCGATGATTACTGCAATAGGAGTAATTGCACTCCTAGGGGTGGCCCTCAATAAAAAGCAAACGGTTCCGACTATTCCTGCATCTTCCTTCAAGGAGCGGGCAAAGGTCATGGCAAAAAAGACTAATATATTCACTATATTAGTGACGTTATTTGTGGGCACCGCTTCCCTAGGTCTCTACACCTACATATCGACGGTGCTAGCGCATACCCCTCTAGACAATCATCAGATTGTGGGAATCTGGGTTTGGGGAATTGGCGGCGCTATCGGCGCTTTTGGGGTAGGGCATCTACTTGATGGGTTTAGAAAGCCAAGAACACTCACTTTGAGCATTATCTGCGCAATGGCCCTATCTTTCATTGCTATACTGTTCGGTGCAACGAACATGATCGTGGTTGTCACAGCCATCTTTGCTTGGGGTCTACTGGGGTGGTCTTCGCTGGCCCCTCAACAAAAAACTCTCCTTGAGACGAATCCTTCAGATGGGGCTACCGCTGTAGCGGCAAATTCATCAGCCAACTATTTGGGTTCAGCCCTTGGTTCCGCACTTGGAGCTTTAGTAGTTCCTAATTTCGACTTTCTACTTTGGGGCGCGCTCGCGTTCGTTCTCTTGGGGGGGATTATGCATGGTTTCGCAGTTAGGGAAGAAAAGCGAGCGTCCTATGTGCAACCACATAATTCGGCTATAGTTTAA
- the hemA gene encoding 5-aminolevulinate synthase, producing MLSLKDLQFQAEGKIQTLKEEGTYRNFSVINRQAGSFPVAKLRKPNNELQDVVVWCSNDYLGMGQHPKVLEAAGKAILKYGAGAGGSRNIGGTNDEVQLLEEEIASWLGRERSLVFPTGYGSNDASIESLITIFPNLQIFSDELNHASIIAGVRRSKGVRHIFRHNDAKHLESLLDSADPHAPKLVILESVYSMDGDIAPLADIVHVAKSYESLVFLDEAHAIGMYGPEGRGIAASLGLSEEIDIIQGTLAKSIGVIGGFVAGADWLIDAIRCFAPGFIFTTAMPPSICAAARTSISIIRQQESSRRELADKTERLREIFIHNGIEVMPQSETHVLPILIGSAHRCTESARILLEDYGIYVQPINAPTVPVGTSRFRINVTPTHTEQQMEYLASSLAKVMERVPNEQ from the coding sequence ATGCTATCGCTGAAAGATCTACAGTTTCAGGCTGAGGGAAAAATCCAAACCCTCAAAGAAGAGGGCACCTACCGCAATTTCTCTGTTATTAACCGTCAAGCAGGGAGCTTTCCAGTCGCTAAGCTCAGAAAACCGAACAACGAACTTCAAGATGTTGTTGTGTGGTGTAGTAATGACTATTTGGGAATGGGGCAACACCCTAAAGTTTTAGAAGCTGCAGGTAAAGCGATTCTTAAATACGGCGCTGGAGCCGGTGGGTCTAGAAATATCGGCGGGACCAATGACGAGGTGCAACTCCTTGAGGAAGAAATTGCATCTTGGTTGGGCCGAGAGCGGTCTCTAGTGTTTCCAACCGGTTACGGTTCCAACGACGCTAGCATCGAATCGTTGATTACGATCTTCCCGAATCTGCAAATATTCAGCGACGAATTGAACCATGCTTCAATTATTGCTGGGGTTAGGAGGAGCAAAGGTGTACGGCACATTTTCCGGCACAATGATGCGAAGCATTTAGAAAGTCTGCTTGATTCGGCTGACCCACACGCTCCAAAGCTGGTGATATTGGAGTCTGTCTACTCCATGGACGGTGATATCGCTCCTTTGGCAGACATAGTTCATGTCGCTAAGTCGTATGAAAGTTTAGTTTTCCTCGACGAAGCCCATGCCATTGGAATGTATGGCCCAGAAGGGAGAGGGATCGCGGCCTCCCTCGGGTTGTCCGAGGAGATCGATATCATCCAAGGAACTCTAGCCAAATCTATCGGCGTTATCGGCGGTTTCGTAGCAGGCGCAGACTGGTTAATAGACGCAATCCGCTGTTTTGCTCCAGGCTTCATCTTCACCACCGCCATGCCTCCTTCCATATGCGCAGCCGCAAGAACCAGCATCTCGATTATTCGACAACAAGAATCATCGCGGAGGGAGTTGGCGGATAAGACGGAGCGATTGCGTGAAATTTTCATCCACAATGGAATTGAAGTAATGCCGCAGTCAGAAACGCATGTACTGCCAATACTCATTGGAAGTGCACACCGGTGTACTGAATCGGCGCGAATACTGCTGGAGGACTACGGAATCTACGTTCAACCGATCAATGCGCCCACTGTTCCTGTCGGTACGAGCAGATTCCGGATTAATGTGACGCCGACTCACACTGAGCAACAAATGGAGTATCTTGCTTCATCCTTAGCAAAGGTAATGGAGAGGGTTCCCAATGAACAGTAA
- a CDS encoding AbgT family transporter: MGGFLGFIETVGNKLPHPFWLFVIIAGIVAVSSWIGSMVGMSAVDPASGETVYVKNLLTSEGLSMMVTDAVENFVSFPPLGVILVVMLGVAVAEQTGMLSAAIRAMVARVSPKMLTFMVALAGVTGSVASDAIYVIIIPLGAMAFHAKNRSPVVGAMVAFAASSAGFNSSLILNITDLLLAGISTSAANLVDDAYEVSPLANIFFVIPSAIVLSLIITAVTELYVDKKARDLVDHDEIDESELSFDDASKDPDELAEESDSAENEDAQDDSESSGPVTDEDLELAPHEVKGLIWAGVTLVVFMVIYFLLLFIPGSPFARPDEGFMESPLIRQVAVPITLIFFLTGLVYGLVAKTITQASDVPDFMAKGLKSMLPMMVLFFVVAQFLAWFQWSNLGAWTAITGSELLQRWDLPTVVLFACFVIMVAVINLFITSGSAQWALMAPIVVPMMMYVGVSPEVTQMLYRMGDSPTNILTPMSPYFALALTYLQQYYKKAGVGTLISLSLPYSLSMIIGWFLFFLLWYFAGIPLGPGTPMTYGG, from the coding sequence ATGGGCGGCTTCCTCGGTTTCATTGAGACTGTCGGCAACAAGCTCCCCCACCCGTTCTGGCTGTTCGTCATCATTGCCGGCATCGTTGCTGTGTCCTCCTGGATCGGCTCAATGGTGGGCATGTCCGCTGTGGATCCGGCCTCCGGCGAGACTGTTTATGTCAAGAACCTCCTGACATCGGAGGGGCTGTCGATGATGGTCACCGACGCGGTGGAGAACTTCGTCTCCTTCCCGCCGCTGGGTGTGATCCTCGTGGTCATGCTCGGTGTCGCTGTCGCCGAACAGACGGGCATGCTTTCGGCTGCGATCCGGGCGATGGTTGCTCGCGTCAGCCCGAAGATGCTCACCTTCATGGTGGCGCTTGCCGGTGTGACTGGCTCTGTGGCCTCCGACGCGATCTACGTCATCATCATCCCGCTGGGCGCCATGGCCTTCCACGCGAAGAACCGATCCCCGGTCGTGGGCGCGATGGTGGCATTTGCGGCCTCGTCTGCGGGCTTCAACTCCTCGTTGATCCTGAACATCACGGACCTGCTGTTGGCCGGTATTTCCACCTCTGCGGCCAACCTGGTCGATGATGCGTATGAGGTCTCCCCGCTGGCGAACATCTTCTTCGTCATTCCGTCCGCGATTGTCCTGTCGCTCATCATCACCGCTGTCACCGAGCTGTACGTGGATAAGAAAGCTCGCGACCTGGTCGACCACGACGAGATCGATGAGAGCGAGCTCTCTTTCGACGACGCCAGCAAGGACCCGGACGAGCTCGCGGAAGAATCTGACAGTGCTGAAAACGAAGACGCTCAGGATGACTCCGAGTCGTCCGGGCCGGTCACGGATGAGGACCTGGAGCTCGCACCGCACGAGGTCAAGGGGCTGATCTGGGCAGGCGTCACCCTGGTTGTGTTCATGGTGATCTACTTCCTGTTGCTCTTCATTCCGGGCTCCCCGTTCGCGCGCCCGGACGAGGGCTTCATGGAGTCCCCGCTGATCCGCCAGGTGGCCGTGCCCATCACCTTGATCTTCTTCCTCACGGGTCTGGTCTACGGCCTTGTGGCTAAGACCATCACGCAGGCTTCCGATGTTCCGGATTTCATGGCGAAAGGTCTGAAGAGCATGCTGCCGATGATGGTGCTGTTCTTCGTCGTGGCCCAGTTCCTGGCGTGGTTCCAGTGGTCGAACTTGGGCGCGTGGACGGCGATTACCGGTTCGGAGCTCTTGCAGCGTTGGGATCTGCCGACGGTCGTGCTGTTCGCCTGCTTCGTCATCATGGTCGCGGTGATCAACCTGTTCATCACGTCCGGTTCCGCACAGTGGGCACTCATGGCGCCGATCGTGGTGCCGATGATGATGTACGTCGGCGTGTCCCCGGAGGTCACCCAGATGCTGTACCGCATGGGCGATTCCCCGACGAACATTCTCACCCCCATGTCGCCGTACTTCGCGCTCGCGCTGACGTACCTGCAGCAGTACTACAAGAAGGCCGGTGTGGGCACGCTGATCTCCCTGTCGCTGCCGTACTCATTGTCGATGATCATCGGCTGGTTCTTGTTCTTCCTGTTGTGGTACTTCGCCGGTATTCCGCTCGGCCCGGGTACGCCGATGACGTACGGCGGGTAA